The Chitinophagales bacterium genome has a window encoding:
- a CDS encoding C40 family peptidase — protein sequence MCWTACLAIFLVISASCNSSQELLSPQSYRYAKKQGNVRFIEDISISPSASRQIKVIAGDKLKPQPVVSDELLSKYATMIGLVPKAMSNYILYKFIDDWYGVKYSYGGTDKSGIDCSAFVQKLYEEVFCTELVRTSRDQFHSCKMVWDIDNLIEGDLVFFRTRGKRISHVGIYLANNFFVHASSSGVMISNITESYWSKRFAGAGKIPKGDKEKQLL from the coding sequence ATGTGCTGGACTGCATGTTTGGCTATTTTTCTGGTGATATCTGCAAGCTGTAACAGCAGCCAGGAACTTTTGTCCCCTCAATCATATCGTTATGCTAAAAAACAAGGCAACGTCCGGTTTATTGAGGATATTAGCATTTCTCCTTCTGCCAGCAGACAGATAAAAGTGATAGCAGGCGATAAGCTAAAACCACAACCTGTTGTTTCTGATGAACTGTTAAGTAAATACGCAACAATGATTGGGCTGGTACCTAAAGCCATGTCCAACTATATACTATACAAATTCATTGATGACTGGTATGGTGTAAAGTACAGCTACGGAGGCACTGATAAGTCCGGTATCGATTGTTCAGCCTTTGTTCAAAAGTTATACGAAGAAGTTTTTTGCACTGAATTAGTTAGAACCTCCAGGGATCAGTTCCATTCGTGCAAAATGGTATGGGATATTGATAATCTGATTGAAGGAGATCTGGTATTCTTCCGTACAAGAGGTAAACGAATTTCTCATGTTGGGATATACCTGGCGAACAACTTCTTTGTGCATGCATCATCCAGTGGTGTAATGATCAGCAACATTACTGAATCATACTGGTCTAAGCGCTTTGCAGGTGCAGGCAAAATACCTAAGGGAGACAAGGAAAAACAGCTACTTTAA
- a CDS encoding VTT domain-containing protein, translating to MQEFITFFKELMDAEKLAALVTLYGGLYLVAFIIFAETGLFVGFFLPGDSLLFVTGLMIANSHSPFENDFANLSYWIILITVAGIIGNLVGYWFGKKTGPLLFEKRDTLLFKQKHLHQAKDFYDKRGGAAIILARFLPIVRTFAPIVAGVVKMERKTFVVYNILGCVAWVTSMILAGYFLGENDWVKHNFEKIVIGLIVVTTAPVILKMFFHKKSPEASNS from the coding sequence ATGCAGGAGTTCATAACGTTTTTTAAAGAATTAATGGATGCCGAAAAACTGGCGGCATTAGTAACCCTATATGGTGGTTTGTACCTGGTTGCCTTTATCATTTTTGCCGAAACAGGACTTTTTGTCGGTTTTTTTCTGCCGGGTGACTCTCTGTTATTTGTCACTGGATTAATGATCGCCAACTCGCATAGTCCATTTGAGAACGATTTCGCTAATCTTTCATATTGGATCATTTTGATAACGGTAGCAGGTATTATAGGTAACCTTGTAGGGTATTGGTTTGGGAAAAAGACAGGACCCTTACTTTTTGAGAAGCGTGATACCTTGCTTTTTAAACAGAAGCACCTTCATCAGGCAAAAGATTTTTATGATAAGCGAGGTGGTGCTGCTATAATTCTGGCTCGTTTTCTACCCATCGTTCGCACCTTTGCTCCAATAGTGGCAGGCGTGGTGAAAATGGAAAGGAAAACATTTGTGGTTTATAATATTTTGGGTTGTGTGGCATGGGTAACAAGTATGATACTTGCCGGCTACTTCTTAGGCGAGAACGACTGGGTGAAACACAATTTCGAAAAGATAGTTATCGGATTGATCGTAGTAACTACCGCTCCGGTAATACTTAAAATGTTCTTCCATAAAAAGAGTCCTGAAGCCAGTAACTCATAA
- a CDS encoding 1-aminocyclopropane-1-carboxylate deaminase/D-cysteine desulfhydrase: protein MAITPDRQPFIQPINAAWYENKVTGVDMLRLDVIHKHVSGNKWFKLKYNIEHCILEGIDTVLTFGGAYSNHLAATAAMANFNGIRSIGVIKGKYAEHSLTSTLQFCTDNGMYLHFVTNETYSKKNDPDFLKELSDMFATPLIIPEGGANEMGIIGAGEIADLIPADYTHIAVSVGTGSTLSGIVNNTGNELWTIGYAPMKGGSYLGKEVSRLIRPEKRDAYRIYDDWHFGGFGRYTDELTMFMNNFYGQNGIPLDMVYTAKMMFGLKEQILRGDYPDEVRILCIHTGGLQGNQSIADKLIF from the coding sequence ATGGCTATAACTCCTGATAGACAGCCGTTCATACAGCCGATAAACGCAGCTTGGTATGAAAATAAGGTTACAGGTGTTGATATGCTTAGGCTGGACGTCATTCATAAACATGTATCAGGTAATAAGTGGTTTAAGCTGAAATACAATATTGAACATTGCATTCTGGAGGGCATAGATACTGTTCTTACCTTTGGAGGCGCGTATTCCAATCACCTTGCTGCCACAGCAGCAATGGCAAACTTTAATGGGATCAGATCTATAGGCGTAATAAAAGGTAAATATGCTGAACATAGTCTTACCTCAACTTTACAGTTCTGCACAGATAACGGAATGTATCTTCATTTTGTCACAAACGAAACTTATAGCAAGAAAAACGACCCCGACTTTCTAAAAGAATTATCAGATATGTTTGCTACACCTCTTATAATACCAGAAGGTGGGGCTAACGAAATGGGAATTATAGGTGCAGGCGAAATAGCTGATCTTATTCCGGCAGATTATACACATATTGCGGTGTCTGTTGGTACCGGCAGTACATTATCGGGTATTGTAAACAATACAGGTAATGAATTATGGACAATTGGGTACGCTCCTATGAAAGGCGGAAGCTATCTGGGTAAAGAAGTATCCAGGTTGATACGCCCTGAAAAAAGAGATGCCTATCGGATATATGACGACTGGCATTTTGGAGGGTTTGGTCGATATACTGATGAGCTGACAATGTTTATGAATAATTTTTATGGACAGAACGGAATACCATTAGATATGGTCTACACCGCTAAAATGATGTTTGGCCTCAAAGAGCAAATACTAAGAGGCGATTATCCTGATGAGGTACGGATATTATGCATACATACCGGTGGGCTGCAGGGAAATCAGAGTATTGCAGATAAATTGATCTTTTGA
- a CDS encoding MBOAT family protein, with translation MLFNSFEFLLFLPIVFCLYWFVFNKSLRWQNILILAASYFFYGWWSKKFLALLALSTLLDYSYGFWVASPNKKKAKLFLWLSIINNLGILGVFKYYNFFATQVQTAFESIGIHTNPTLLHVALPIGISFYTFHGMSYVFDIYRGHQKPVSNFIDYAVFVSFFPLLVAGPIERANHLLPQVQKKRTFRYVQSVEGLRLILWGMFKKVVIADSLAVTVDSIFNNYQEVNGITLIFGAIAFSFQIYCDFSGYSDIALGTAKIFGFELLSNFKFPYFSRDIAEFWRRWHVSLSSWFRDYLYIPLGGSRDGKSKAVRNTFVIFLVSGFWHGASWNFIAWGFIHACGFLPLLLLNRNRKHLSNVVAQDHKLPNLKELWQMLSTFAFVTFAWIFFRASDMTLAVNYIKNIFVSIAGAPGQITSLPDGYEAVIYIVPLIIGDWWLRRNERQLRSFNNKYLRWAFYLVLMLILVYKSMDLDNTTFIYFQF, from the coding sequence GTGCTATTTAATTCGTTCGAGTTCTTATTGTTTTTACCCATTGTATTCTGCCTGTATTGGTTTGTGTTCAACAAGTCGCTACGCTGGCAGAATATTCTCATATTAGCAGCGAGTTACTTTTTTTATGGGTGGTGGAGCAAAAAATTCCTAGCCTTGCTGGCATTAAGCACTCTTTTAGACTACTCATATGGTTTCTGGGTAGCATCACCAAATAAGAAAAAGGCGAAACTATTTCTTTGGCTGAGTATCATTAACAACCTGGGTATACTTGGAGTATTTAAATACTACAACTTCTTTGCTACACAGGTGCAAACTGCGTTTGAAAGTATCGGCATACACACTAACCCGACATTGCTTCACGTAGCCCTCCCCATTGGTATTTCGTTCTATACTTTCCATGGCATGTCGTACGTATTTGACATATACAGGGGACACCAGAAACCGGTTTCTAATTTTATAGATTATGCTGTGTTCGTAAGCTTTTTCCCCTTGTTGGTTGCAGGCCCTATAGAACGGGCCAACCATCTGCTACCACAGGTACAGAAAAAGCGAACATTCAGATATGTACAGTCTGTTGAAGGGCTAAGGTTGATACTTTGGGGGATGTTCAAAAAGGTGGTCATCGCAGATAGTCTCGCTGTAACAGTTGATAGCATATTTAACAACTACCAGGAAGTAAATGGCATAACACTCATATTCGGAGCAATAGCTTTCAGTTTCCAGATATATTGCGATTTCAGTGGCTACTCAGATATTGCTTTGGGCACAGCTAAAATATTTGGGTTTGAACTACTCAGCAACTTCAAATTCCCCTATTTCTCAAGAGACATTGCAGAGTTCTGGCGAAGGTGGCACGTATCCTTATCATCCTGGTTCCGTGATTATTTATATATACCATTAGGCGGATCAAGAGATGGTAAATCAAAAGCAGTACGTAATACCTTTGTCATATTCCTGGTAAGTGGTTTCTGGCATGGGGCAAGTTGGAATTTTATTGCATGGGGATTTATTCATGCTTGTGGTTTTTTGCCACTTTTGTTATTGAACCGTAATAGGAAGCATCTTAGCAATGTAGTGGCACAAGATCACAAACTACCCAACTTGAAAGAACTCTGGCAGATGTTAAGCACATTTGCTTTTGTCACCTTTGCCTGGATATTTTTCAGGGCATCAGATATGACACTGGCAGTAAATTATATCAAAAATATTTTCGTCAGCATTGCCGGTGCTCCGGGACAAATAACCTCTCTACCAGATGGTTATGAGGCAGTAATATATATTGTACCTCTTATTATAGGTGACTGGTGGTTGCGACGGAATGAAAGACAATTACGTAGCTTTAATAATAAATACCTGAGATGGGCATTTTACCTGGTATTGATGCTCATACTGGTATATAAATCGATGGATCTGGACAATACAACATTCATCTATTTTCAATTCTGA
- a CDS encoding MBOAT family protein, translating to MLFNSFEFILFLPMVLLLYWFVFNRSLRLQNLLLLVASYFFYGWWSWKFMGLLALSTLLDFSYGFGVASTNKKKAKLFLWLSIINNLGILGIFKYYNFFALQFKEGLELLGLHSNPVLLNIMLPVGISFYTFHGMSYVFDIYRGKIRPVTNIIDYAVFVGFFPLLVAGPIERASHLLPQVQTPRKFNKQQTTEGLRLILWGLFKKIVIADSLAETVNYTFGHYQELDGYSLVSGAIAFSFQIYGDFSGYSDIAIGTAKLMGFELLSNFRFPYFSRDIAEFWRRWHISLTSWFRDYLYIPLGGSKEGKIKTVRNVFIIFLVSGFWHGANWTFIIWGFIHACLFLPILLLDKNRNHVNDIVAQNKVLPNLKELGQMLVTFSLVTITWVFFRADNLSSATGYISYMITNIIKHPGNIETKYLDIFLYILPLVAGDWLLRHNERSLSTRVLNFIVITILFWLIILKAFGGLEIQFIYFRF from the coding sequence GTGCTGTTTAATTCATTTGAATTCATACTATTTCTACCCATGGTATTGCTGCTGTACTGGTTTGTTTTTAACAGATCTCTGCGGCTGCAAAATTTGTTGCTCCTTGTGGCCAGTTATTTTTTTTATGGCTGGTGGAGCTGGAAGTTCATGGGATTGCTGGCACTAAGTACTCTGTTAGACTTCTCCTATGGCTTTGGTGTAGCATCTACTAACAAGAAAAAAGCAAAGCTTTTCCTCTGGCTCAGTATAATCAACAACCTGGGCATACTTGGCATATTCAAATATTACAACTTTTTTGCACTACAATTTAAAGAAGGATTGGAGCTGCTGGGGCTGCACTCAAATCCGGTATTGCTAAATATAATGCTGCCTGTTGGTATTTCCTTTTATACATTTCATGGCATGTCTTACGTTTTTGACATTTACAGGGGTAAGATCAGGCCGGTGACAAATATCATTGACTATGCCGTCTTTGTTGGATTTTTCCCCTTACTGGTTGCCGGCCCTATAGAGCGTGCGTCACATCTACTGCCACAAGTTCAAACTCCACGGAAATTCAACAAACAACAGACCACGGAAGGTTTAAGATTAATATTATGGGGTTTATTCAAAAAGATAGTCATCGCAGACAGTCTTGCTGAAACAGTTAACTACACGTTCGGGCACTATCAGGAACTGGACGGCTATAGCCTGGTGTCAGGCGCTATTGCGTTCAGTTTCCAGATATATGGAGATTTCAGCGGGTATTCTGACATCGCAATTGGAACAGCTAAACTTATGGGTTTTGAGTTGCTCAGCAACTTCAGGTTCCCTTATTTCTCAAGAGATATCGCTGAATTCTGGCGAAGGTGGCATATATCACTCACTTCCTGGTTTCGCGACTACTTATACATACCTCTTGGAGGATCAAAAGAAGGTAAGATAAAAACAGTAAGAAACGTGTTCATTATCTTTCTAGTAAGCGGTTTTTGGCATGGCGCAAATTGGACTTTCATAATATGGGGCTTTATACATGCATGCCTCTTCTTGCCAATATTACTACTTGATAAGAACCGTAACCATGTAAATGATATTGTCGCACAAAACAAGGTGCTCCCAAACCTCAAAGAACTCGGGCAAATGCTGGTTACTTTTTCACTTGTAACAATAACATGGGTCTTTTTTCGGGCAGATAATCTATCTTCTGCAACCGGCTATATATCATATATGATAACTAACATTATCAAACACCCCGGAAATATTGAAACAAAATATCTGGATATCTTTCTGTACATCTTGCCACTAGTGGCGGGAGACTGGTTGTTAAGACATAATGAACGCTCTCTATCTACCAGAGTATTAAACTTTATTGTAATCACTATCCTTTTCTGGCTTATCATTCTGAAAGCATTCGGAGGCCTGGAAATACAATTTATCTATTTCAGATTCTGA
- a CDS encoding MBOAT family protein, with the protein MLFNSFEFLLFLPIVFCLYWFVFNKSLRWQNLLILTASYFFYGWWSTKFLALLALSTLLDYSYGFWVASTNKKKAKLFLWLSIINNLGILGVFKYYNFFATQIQTAFESIGIHTNPTLLHVALPIGISFYTFHGMSYVFDIYRGHQKPVSSFIDYAVFVSFFPLLVAGPIERANHLLPQVQRKRTFRYVQAVEGSRLILWGMFKKVIIADTISSHVDLIFNHYDTSNAFSLILGVIAFSFQIYCDFSGYSDIALGTAKLFGFELLSNFRFPYFSRDIAEFWRRWHISLSSWFRDYLYIPLGGSREGKAKAVRNTFIKFLVSGFWHGASWNFIIWGGIHAACFLPFLLTNRNRRNVTNVVAQNTRLPNLKELRQMLLTFAFVALAWIFFRAPDLHVAISYIRRIFTDSIQNPKQYLHLPPAISTLAYIIPLVVIDWSLRRDERNLRVFNNKTLRYLVYIIMIIMCYLYIGKTDSTFIYFQF; encoded by the coding sequence GTGCTATTTAATTCGTTTGAGTTTTTACTGTTTTTGCCCATCGTGTTTTGTTTGTATTGGTTTGTATTCAACAAGTCATTGCGATGGCAGAATCTATTGATACTGACGGCCAGTTATTTTTTCTACGGTTGGTGGAGTACAAAATTCCTGGCATTGCTTGCATTAAGTACCTTGCTAGACTATTCTTATGGCTTCTGGGTGGCATCAACGAATAAAAAGAAAGCAAAGCTCTTTTTATGGTTAAGTATCATTAATAACCTTGGTATATTGGGCGTGTTTAAATATTATAATTTTTTCGCAACTCAGATACAAACCGCATTTGAAAGTATAGGAATACACACCAACCCTACCCTCTTGCACGTGGCTCTGCCAATAGGAATCTCATTCTACACATTCCATGGAATGTCCTACGTATTTGATATCTACAGAGGACATCAAAAGCCTGTATCAAGTTTTATTGACTATGCAGTATTTGTAAGCTTTTTCCCTTTATTGGTTGCCGGACCTATAGAAAGGGCTAACCACCTGCTACCCCAGGTACAACGGAAACGAACATTCAGGTATGTACAGGCAGTAGAAGGATCCCGACTTATTCTTTGGGGTATGTTCAAAAAAGTGATAATAGCTGATACTATTTCTTCGCATGTAGACCTGATTTTTAATCACTATGATACATCTAATGCTTTTTCACTTATTTTAGGTGTAATTGCATTCAGCTTCCAGATATATTGCGATTTTAGCGGCTACTCAGATATTGCATTGGGCACGGCTAAACTATTTGGGTTTGAGTTACTGAGTAATTTCCGTTTCCCATATTTCTCACGGGATATCGCTGAATTTTGGAGACGCTGGCATATAAGCCTGTCATCCTGGTTCAGAGATTATTTGTATATACCTTTAGGAGGGTCAAGAGAAGGAAAAGCGAAAGCAGTAAGAAACACATTCATCAAATTCCTGGTTAGTGGTTTCTGGCATGGTGCCAGCTGGAACTTTATCATCTGGGGAGGAATTCATGCAGCATGCTTTCTCCCCTTTTTACTCACAAACAGAAACAGGAGAAATGTAACAAACGTGGTGGCGCAAAACACGAGACTGCCTAACCTGAAAGAACTACGACAGATGCTGCTAACTTTTGCATTTGTTGCCCTTGCATGGATATTCTTCAGAGCACCGGATTTGCATGTTGCCATATCGTATATTAGACGAATATTCACCGACAGCATTCAAAATCCCAAACAATACCTTCATCTGCCACCTGCAATATCAACATTGGCTTATATCATTCCATTGGTAGTAATAGACTGGAGCCTTAGACGAGATGAGAGAAATCTACGGGTTTTCAACAATAAAACACTACGTTATCTGGTGTACATAATCATGATAATAATGTGCTATTTGTATATTGGTAAAACTGATTCAACGTTCATTTATTTCCAGTTCTAA
- a CDS encoding NAD(P)/FAD-dependent oxidoreductase: MRIAIIGAGAAGCFAAANIPYQKEREVVVFEKTNKVLQKVKVSGGGRCNVTHACFDIPELLKRYPRGQRFLRKTLYQFTPQDTIDWFQSRGVKLKTEDDGRMFPVSDDSQTIIDCIWQQMQINKAQVRYGKAVEKIEPLAEGGRLTFKDGSDYVADRVLIACGGFPKLEQFKWITETGHTIQSPVPSLFTFNIPKHPVTELMGVSVPMVTVKIQGSKISETGPILITHWGLSGPVVLRCSAWGARELHERNYDFKILVNWLNDHKEHDVREQISRLRQEQGKQLVHGRNPFGLPKRLWEYMLQQCGIGEETRWGELPAKVQNKMVTILVSNEYYVSGKTTFKEEFVTSGGVTLSEVDAQSVSSKIVRGLYFAGEIMDVDGITGGYNFQHAWSSGYIAAQNMIK, from the coding sequence ATGCGGATAGCAATAATAGGGGCAGGGGCTGCGGGTTGTTTTGCAGCAGCTAATATTCCTTATCAAAAGGAAAGAGAGGTTGTTGTTTTTGAAAAAACAAACAAGGTTTTGCAAAAAGTGAAAGTGTCGGGTGGAGGACGGTGTAACGTTACTCACGCATGCTTTGATATTCCTGAACTGCTGAAACGCTACCCAAGAGGGCAACGTTTTTTGCGTAAAACATTATATCAATTTACCCCACAGGATACTATAGATTGGTTTCAGTCGAGAGGCGTCAAACTGAAAACAGAAGATGATGGCAGGATGTTCCCTGTTTCAGATGACTCCCAGACGATCATAGATTGCATATGGCAACAAATGCAAATAAATAAAGCCCAGGTAAGGTATGGTAAAGCTGTAGAGAAGATAGAACCACTGGCTGAAGGGGGCAGATTAACCTTTAAAGATGGCAGTGATTACGTTGCTGACCGTGTATTGATAGCCTGCGGTGGTTTTCCTAAACTGGAGCAGTTTAAATGGATAACTGAAACGGGGCATACAATACAGTCTCCCGTTCCTTCTTTGTTTACATTTAATATCCCTAAACATCCTGTTACAGAATTAATGGGAGTGAGTGTTCCAATGGTAACAGTTAAGATACAGGGTAGTAAGATATCAGAAACAGGACCGATACTCATCACTCATTGGGGATTGAGCGGACCTGTTGTACTACGTTGTTCTGCATGGGGGGCTAGAGAACTGCATGAGCGTAATTATGATTTCAAAATATTGGTCAATTGGTTGAATGACCATAAAGAACATGATGTAAGGGAGCAAATTAGCAGGCTGAGGCAGGAACAAGGTAAGCAACTCGTACATGGCAGGAATCCATTCGGCTTGCCCAAAAGGTTATGGGAATATATGTTACAGCAATGTGGCATAGGGGAGGAAACCCGTTGGGGGGAACTGCCTGCTAAGGTGCAGAACAAAATGGTAACAATCCTTGTAAGTAATGAGTATTATGTTTCGGGTAAAACCACTTTTAAAGAGGAGTTTGTTACCAGCGGGGGAGTGACTTTGTCTGAGGTAGATGCACAAAGTGTATCCAGTAAGATAGTAAGGGGCTTATATTTTGCCGGTGAGATAATGGATGTAGATGGTATTACCGGCGGATATAATTTCCAGCATGCATGGAGCAGTGGCTATATTGCTGCTCAGAATATGATAAAATAG
- a CDS encoding MFS transporter: MNTTRQISIFSIPVLVAALGYFVDIYDLLLFGIIRIESLQDLGLNSEQIAQKGLLLQQWQMGGLLIGGIIWGIMGDKRGRLSVLFGSIVLYSLANIANGFVHNVDQYMAARFIAGIGLAGELGAGITLVSELIPKEKRGLATSLVAGVGLLGAVAAYFIKQQFDWRTCYFIGGGLGVILLLMRVSVFESGMYKNMAQVKNVKRGSFLMFFTNGTRFKKYLLSILIGMPTWYVVGILIIFSKEFGKQFGIQEPIDPGRGVMFAYVAISIGDVLIGVLSQYLQSRKKALYVFYGITLLGIILFFTQNGGSASYMYFICALLGFGTGFWAIFVTMGAEQFGTNLRATAATTIPNMVRGALVGIGLLFTTLQSSFSYVSSGIITGVVVMAISIVAVAMIDETFGKDLNFYEE, from the coding sequence ATGAATACAACCCGGCAAATATCCATATTCAGTATTCCTGTATTAGTAGCAGCCCTCGGCTATTTTGTAGATATATACGACCTGTTGTTATTCGGTATCATCCGTATTGAAAGTTTGCAAGACCTTGGTTTAAACAGTGAGCAAATAGCTCAGAAGGGGTTGTTGCTGCAACAGTGGCAAATGGGGGGGCTGCTCATTGGTGGTATCATATGGGGTATTATGGGCGATAAGCGTGGACGGTTGAGTGTATTGTTTGGTTCTATTGTTCTGTATTCTTTAGCAAACATTGCTAACGGCTTTGTACATAATGTTGACCAATATATGGCTGCAAGGTTTATTGCAGGTATTGGTTTGGCAGGAGAGCTGGGTGCTGGCATTACATTAGTCAGCGAGCTGATACCCAAAGAGAAAAGAGGATTGGCTACTTCTCTTGTAGCAGGTGTAGGGCTATTGGGTGCAGTAGCCGCTTACTTTATTAAGCAGCAGTTTGACTGGCGCACCTGTTATTTCATTGGTGGAGGTTTGGGAGTTATCCTGTTACTGATGCGAGTCTCCGTATTTGAGTCGGGCATGTATAAGAATATGGCGCAGGTGAAAAATGTAAAAAGGGGTAGTTTCCTTATGTTTTTTACCAATGGTACACGTTTCAAAAAATACTTACTCAGTATACTTATTGGTATGCCTACATGGTATGTTGTAGGGATACTTATCATCTTCTCAAAAGAGTTTGGTAAACAGTTTGGGATACAAGAACCGATTGACCCGGGCAGGGGAGTAATGTTTGCTTATGTTGCAATATCCATCGGTGATGTCTTGATCGGTGTGTTGAGCCAGTATTTACAAAGCCGAAAGAAAGCGCTCTATGTGTTTTACGGAATAACGTTACTTGGTATTATATTATTCTTTACACAAAACGGGGGCAGTGCGTCGTACATGTACTTTATATGTGCATTACTGGGTTTCGGTACCGGTTTTTGGGCCATATTCGTTACGATGGGGGCTGAACAGTTTGGTACAAACCTACGTGCGACAGCAGCAACTACTATACCTAACATGGTACGTGGTGCGCTGGTAGGTATAGGTTTACTGTTTACAACACTACAAAGCAGCTTCAGCTATGTCAGTTCAGGTATAATTACCGGAGTAGTAGTAATGGCTATCAGTATTGTGGCGGTAGCTATGATAGATGAAACCTTTGGTAAAGACCTGAATTTCTACGAAGAATAA
- the era gene encoding GTPase Era: MSGALNDHFKAGFVNIFGAPNAGKSTLLNALLGEQLVITSPKVQTTRHRILGILNDEKYQVVFSDTPGIIIEPKYKLHQKMMLQLKSALEDADVAILMHDITEPVENFEAIVSTLNLKVPVILLLNKTDLLKDKDDVKKHVKIFSDKYPDWKIQPVSAVTKANISKILPLVLSHLPEGFPFYPDDNMSDRPMRFFASELIRQQIYELYHEEIPYHTAVIIDTYEEKTNLTVIKATIIVSRETQKVIVIGKKGSQIKQLGINSRKAIEEFIQRKVHLELFVKVRPKWRDNENYLKEYGYNS; the protein is encoded by the coding sequence ATGAGCGGAGCGTTGAACGACCATTTTAAGGCAGGATTTGTGAACATTTTTGGAGCCCCTAATGCAGGTAAGTCAACTTTGCTGAATGCGTTATTGGGGGAGCAACTTGTTATCACATCTCCTAAAGTGCAAACAACAAGACACCGGATATTGGGTATACTGAATGATGAAAAATACCAGGTGGTTTTTTCAGATACGCCAGGTATTATCATTGAACCTAAATATAAGCTGCATCAGAAGATGATGCTACAGCTGAAGTCTGCATTAGAAGATGCTGATGTAGCTATTTTGATGCATGACATTACAGAACCTGTAGAGAACTTTGAGGCAATAGTCAGTACACTGAACCTTAAGGTGCCGGTAATATTACTGCTTAATAAAACCGATCTACTGAAAGATAAGGACGATGTGAAAAAACACGTCAAAATATTTTCTGACAAATATCCTGACTGGAAGATACAGCCGGTATCAGCAGTAACTAAAGCCAATATCTCAAAAATATTACCACTAGTTTTAAGCCACCTGCCTGAAGGATTTCCTTTTTATCCTGACGATAACATGTCGGACAGGCCAATGCGCTTTTTTGCCAGCGAACTGATCAGGCAACAGATATATGAACTGTATCATGAAGAGATACCCTATCATACAGCTGTAATCATTGATACTTACGAAGAAAAAACGAACCTGACTGTTATTAAAGCGACTATTATAGTCAGCCGTGAAACACAAAAAGTGATTGTCATCGGCAAAAAAGGTAGCCAGATAAAGCAACTTGGTATAAACTCACGAAAAGCAATAGAAGAATTTATACAAAGGAAAGTTCATCTCGAGCTATTTGTAAAAGTGCGCCCTAAGTGGCGCGATAATGAAAATTACCTGAAAGAGTATGGCTATAACTCCTGA